One genomic segment of Acidobacteriota bacterium includes these proteins:
- a CDS encoding 2-oxoacid:acceptor oxidoreductase family protein: MSEGSRGLLLAGVGGQGVILASMIVADALVRSGYDVKQSEVHGMAQRGGSVFSHIRWGSNVDSPLVPEGTAEVLAAFEWAEAIRWVQYVRDGGVVIADIRTIVPPGACSDRRSWSTRYPSIDAGLFTTRRLKARLIDASATAFELGNARAANSVILGAVAAFLDVDDAHWEAAIERLVPRGTVEVNLAAFREGRTVSDAPIPHQVADPVGFAGPHQIDIRHDWCKGCDICSRFCPEYCLAVDIDGKLMVVNTDACTGCRLCEILCPDFAITIRPPLEPAIAPASSHAVEGNQ, translated from the coding sequence ATGTCTGAAGGATCGCGGGGCCTACTGCTTGCGGGGGTCGGCGGGCAGGGTGTGATCCTGGCCAGCATGATCGTCGCGGACGCCCTGGTCCGGTCGGGTTACGACGTCAAGCAGAGCGAAGTACACGGGATGGCCCAGCGGGGTGGATCGGTGTTCAGCCACATTCGGTGGGGGTCGAATGTCGACAGCCCTCTCGTTCCTGAGGGGACTGCCGAGGTTCTGGCCGCGTTCGAGTGGGCAGAGGCGATCCGCTGGGTCCAGTACGTTCGAGACGGTGGAGTAGTCATTGCCGACATCCGCACCATCGTCCCTCCCGGCGCCTGCAGCGATCGGCGTTCGTGGTCGACACGTTACCCAAGCATCGACGCCGGACTTTTCACCACTCGTCGTCTGAAAGCCCGCCTAATCGACGCATCTGCAACAGCATTCGAACTTGGGAACGCCCGAGCGGCAAACAGTGTGATCCTCGGGGCAGTAGCTGCCTTCCTCGACGTCGACGACGCCCACTGGGAAGCAGCCATCGAACGTCTGGTTCCGCGAGGCACGGTGGAAGTGAACCTTGCGGCCTTCCGGGAGGGACGCACGGTGTCGGATGCACCGATCCCCCACCAGGTAGCCGATCCCGTGGGGTTCGCCGGACCGCATCAGATCGATATCCGGCACGACTGGTGCAAGGGCTGTGATATTTGCTCCCGGTTCTGCCCAGAATACTGTTTGGCTGTCGACATCGACGGGAAGCTTATGGTTGTGAATACCGATGCGTGCACGGGTTGTCGGTTGTGCGAGATCCTCTGCCCAGACTTTGCCATCACTATTCGCCCCCCGTTAGAACCCGCAATCGCCCCTGCGTCTTCTCATGCAGTGGAGGGCAATCAATGA